The Terrirubrum flagellatum nucleotide sequence CGCGCCCGCGAAGGCGGCTCCTGGCATGCGCGCCTGTCGCTCGCGCAGACTGCGCGCTGGATGCGCGGGCTTGGCCGCCTCGATAACGGATTGAGCGCGCCCGAGCCTTCGGATCGCGAAGTGAACGCGCAGCTCGAAACGACGCCGTCAGGCTTCGGCACGCTGACCGCGACTCGGCATGCCGCCATGATGTCGGCGACGCAAGCGAAATGGGAGCGGCCGAGCGTGCCGCTCGGTTTTCACGCGCCGCAATGGCCGGAACGCGCGTAGGCTTACCACCATTCGACCGTGACCATCGGCCAGATCGCTTGGCATCGCTTCGCCTTCGCGTCATGAGTCGGCCCGTTCGGCAGCGATCGGTTGGGCCGCAGATGCATCGCAAATATGTCGCGCAGGCCATAGGGCGCGACGACATCGATGCGATCGCCCTCTGTAAGGCGCACGCCAATCGCATGCGTTGTCGAGGCGTAACGCGTCGGCGCTTCCGCCGCGCTGGCGAGCGGCGGCACGGCGTAGCCGAAGCGTTGCTCGAACCAGAGATGCACGCGCGCCTGATTGCGGACCTCGAGATTGAGCCCGAGCGACGCGCCGGCCTCTTCAACGCGCCGGATCACGCGGTCTTCCGCTTCATAGGAGAGATCGGACGGATCGAAATAGCCGATGTCGTAATCCTTCACGCCGGTTCGCCGGGGATAGCAGGCGATGACGTTCCAGATCGTCTGATAGATGCAGCCGCCGCAGAGCCACCCGTCCGGCAATTCAAGATCGCGAATGAGGCGGAGCGCCGCCATCAGATCGGGATCGTCGCGGACAATCTGTCCGACCGCCTCGATCTGCTCGGTCAGAGGCGCCGCCGCCAGAGCGCGCCAGCGCTGAGGGATTTGCTCGCCGAACAGCGCGGGGGCCAGTGCGCTCAATAGAGCCGCCCGCCGATCGGAACCTCGCGATCCGGCCCGATCAGCATCACCTCGCCATTAACGTCGGGAACGCCAAGCGTCAGCACCTGGGACATGAAGGGACCGATCTGGCGCGGCGGGAAATTCACCACCGCCAGCACCTGCTTGCCGACGAGGCTTTCGCGCGGATGATTCTTCACGATCTGCGCCGATGATTTCTTCACGCCGATCTCGGGTCCGAAATCGATCGTCAGCTTGATCGCCGGCTTGCGCGCCTCCGGAAAATCCTCGGCGGCGATCACCACGCCGACGCGGATATCGACTTTCAGGAAATCGTCGAAGGAGATCGTGGCCGGCTTTGGCGAGGTCATGGCTTGTCCTGAAAGGCGACTCAAATCGGCGGCGGCGCGCCGACGCGCTTATCGACCACAGCGCGGCGATATGCTAGATTCGACCCATGCGTTGGGCGATCTCTTTCTTCGCAGTCGCAGCAATTTCAGCGCCGCTCACAGCCGTCGCTCAGGATCAGCCGCGGCGCGAATGGCCGTCGCATTCCCAGCGCTGGATGCCGAACAATCCGGACTGCACATGTCGCGCTCAAGGGCGGGATTTCGGCATGGGCGAAAAGATCTGCCTTGGCGGCCGCGTCGCGACCTGCGGCATGACGCTCAACAATACGAGCTGGAACGTGACCGATACGCCCTGCACGGTTTCCGAGGCGCCCGGCGGCCAGTCCTTCCGGACGATGGCCTCGCGCTGATCGCGCCACGCTTCAGGCGTTCTCTTTCCTCCAAATGAAAACCGCCGCCAGGAGTGGGACCTGACGGCGGTGAAACTTTATGCCTCGTTTTGTTGTGACGCTGGAACTCAGACAACCCCCAGAATGATCGCCGTCAGAAAACCAAAAGCGGCGCACATCGCGAGATATTCGAGCCTTAGCGTTACACTCATTCAGTCACCTCTCTGTTGGGGTGAGTAACCCAAGTCTGTCGAACAGGTTCCATCGTGACAAGCGGAATCGTCGCTGCTTTGCAAAACAGAATTCAGTTGACGAAAATGATTCCGAATTTCAGCGCTTTGCTTTGCGTGCTCGGCGAATTGCCGGTTTTCGGGAATGGTTGCGCGGACAACCAATCCGACAAGATTCCTGTTTTTGGCCGGCTTTTCATCGAGTTTTAAGGGCTGGGAAAACCAGCCGGCGACCATGGCTCGATGAGTTTCCGATTGGGAAAGGCCGAAGCGGCCTTGAAAAGCGTCCCGGCGCCGGCCAAGACCCGCTTGTGACGCTCTACGCCCTCAAGCCACGATTCCAGGCGCTCCTGCGCCCGTTGGTGAAACGGCTCGCGCAAGCTGGCGTCACCGCCAATCAGATCACGCTGCTCGCCGGTGCGCTCTCGCTGCTGCTGGGCGCCATTCTTTGCGCCTGGCCGGAGCGGCGTGGGCTGTTCCTGTTGCTGCCGCTCTGGCTGTTGCTTCGGATGGCCTTCAACGCCGTCGACGGGATGCTGGCGCGCGAATTCGGGCAGAAGAGCCGCCTTGGCGGCTATCTCAACGAGCTTTGCGATGTCGCAGCCGACGCCGCGCTCATCGCGCCTTTCGCTTTCGTTGCGCCCTTCAACCCCATCTGGATCGCAGCGGTGATTCTTCTCGCCGCGCTGTCGGAATATGCCGGCGTCATGGGGCCGCTGATCGGCGCCTCACGGCGCTATGACGGGCCGTTCGGCAAGAGCGACCGTGCGCTGGTTTTCGGCGCGCTCGGCATCTGGGCAGGCGCGAGCCCGTCGCTGCCGGAATGGGCGGGCTGGATGGCGCCCGTCATGGCGGCGTTGCTCGTCTGGACCATCCTCAATCGCGTGCGGGGCGGACTCGGCGAGCTCTGACAAGGTGCGGCAGCGCACGCCTTTGCCGTAAGGCCCGGATTAGCGGCACAATGATATGCCAGCGCGCCAGCGCCTGGCGGGGGGAATGTGCGCGTGACGCGAGAGATGAAGGAATTGAGCTTCCAGACCCATGACGGGGTGGAGCTCTTTTATCGCTATTGGCCCGCCGTTAGCGCAAGCCCGCGCGGCGCGATCCTGCTCTTCCATCGCGGCCATGAGCATGGCGGGCGCATGGCGCATCTGGTCGATGAACTCGACCTTTCCGATTTCGCCTTCTACGCTTGGGATGCGCGCGGCCATGGCCGCTCGCCGGGCGAGCGCGGTTATTCCCCTTCCTTCGGCGCAAGCGTGCGCGACGTGCAGACTTTCGCCGATCATATCGCGGCGACGGACGGTTTCGCCATCGAGGATATGGCCGTCATCGCGCAATCGGTCGGCGCGGTGCTCGTCTCGACCTGGGCGCATGACTATGCGCCGCGCATCCGCGCCATGGTGCTCGCCTCGCCGGCCTTCTCGGTGAAGCTCTATGTTCCCTTCGCGCGCGAAGGCCTGAAGCTGCAGCAGAAGCTGCGCGGCAACTTCTTCGTCAATTCCTATGTGAAGGCGCGCTTCCTCACCCATGATCCCGAACGCCGCGCCACCTATGATTCCGATCCGCTGATCTCGCGGCCGATCTCGGTCAACATCCTGCTCGATCTCTATGACGCGGCGGAGCGCGTGGTGAAGGATGCGCGCGCCATCACCATTCCGACGCAGCTGCTCATTTCGGGTTCGGACTTCGTGGTGCGCCATGCGCCGCAGCACGAATTCTTCGTCAATCTGGGAACGCCTGTGAAGGAGCGGCATGTGCTGCCTGGATTCTTCCACGACACGCTTGGCGAATTCGGGCGCGGCGTTGCAGTGGCGCAGGCGCGGCGCTTTCTTCTCGAACGTTTCGACGCGCCGCTCGATCGGCCTGATCTTAAAAACGCGCATCTCCAGGGCTATACGCGCGACGAGGCGGATCGTCTGGCGTCGCCTCTGCCGGCGCTATCGCCGCGCGGACTCTATTGGACGGCCTATCGCGCCAATCTGAGACTGGGCGCGCTGACGTCGGAAGGCATTGCGCTTGGCCGGCGCACCGGATTCGATTCCGGCTCGACGCTCGATTACGTCTATCGCAACGAGGCGAAAGGTCTCGGTCCGCTCGGCCGCATGGTCGACCGCACCTATCTCGACGCGATCGGCTGGCGCGGCATCCGCCAGCGCAAGATCAATGTCGAGGAGCTGATCCGGATTGCGCTGCAGAAGCTTGCTGCGAAAGGCCTGCCGCGCCGCGTGATGGACGTCGCCGCGGGCCATGGCCGCTATGTGCTGGAGGCGCTGACCGAGGGCGTCGACAGGCCGGATGCGATTCTGCTGCGCGATTATTCCGATCTCAATGTCGAGGGCGGGCGCAAGCTGATCGCGGAGAAAGGGCTTTCCGACATCGCCCGCTTCGAGAAAGCCGACGCGTTCGATCGCGACAGCATCGCGAATGCGGAGCCGCATCCGACGCTCGGCGTCGTCTCTGGCCTCTATGAATTGTTCCCGGACAACGCGCTGATCAGGCGCTCGCTCGACGGATTGTCCGCCGCGATCCCGGCGGGCGGTTATCTCGTCTATACCGGCCAGCCCTGGCATCCCCAGCTTGAGATGATTGCGCGCGCGCTCACCTCGCATCGTCAGGG carries:
- a CDS encoding nucleotidyltransferase family protein, yielding MSALAPALFGEQIPQRWRALAAAPLTEQIEAVGQIVRDDPDLMAALRLIRDLELPDGWLCGGCIYQTIWNVIACYPRRTGVKDYDIGYFDPSDLSYEAEDRVIRRVEEAGASLGLNLEVRNQARVHLWFEQRFGYAVPPLASAAEAPTRYASTTHAIGVRLTEGDRIDVVAPYGLRDIFAMHLRPNRSLPNGPTHDAKAKRCQAIWPMVTVEWW
- a CDS encoding tRNA-binding protein, with protein sequence MTSPKPATISFDDFLKVDIRVGVVIAAEDFPEARKPAIKLTIDFGPEIGVKKSSAQIVKNHPRESLVGKQVLAVVNFPPRQIGPFMSQVLTLGVPDVNGEVMLIGPDREVPIGGRLY
- a CDS encoding CDP-alcohol phosphatidyltransferase family protein is translated as MTLYALKPRFQALLRPLVKRLAQAGVTANQITLLAGALSLLLGAILCAWPERRGLFLLLPLWLLLRMAFNAVDGMLAREFGQKSRLGGYLNELCDVAADAALIAPFAFVAPFNPIWIAAVILLAALSEYAGVMGPLIGASRRYDGPFGKSDRALVFGALGIWAGASPSLPEWAGWMAPVMAALLVWTILNRVRGGLGEL
- a CDS encoding bifunctional alpha/beta hydrolase/class I SAM-dependent methyltransferase; the protein is MKELSFQTHDGVELFYRYWPAVSASPRGAILLFHRGHEHGGRMAHLVDELDLSDFAFYAWDARGHGRSPGERGYSPSFGASVRDVQTFADHIAATDGFAIEDMAVIAQSVGAVLVSTWAHDYAPRIRAMVLASPAFSVKLYVPFAREGLKLQQKLRGNFFVNSYVKARFLTHDPERRATYDSDPLISRPISVNILLDLYDAAERVVKDARAITIPTQLLISGSDFVVRHAPQHEFFVNLGTPVKERHVLPGFFHDTLGEFGRGVAVAQARRFLLERFDAPLDRPDLKNAHLQGYTRDEADRLASPLPALSPRGLYWTAYRANLRLGALTSEGIALGRRTGFDSGSTLDYVYRNEAKGLGPLGRMVDRTYLDAIGWRGIRQRKINVEELIRIALQKLAAKGLPRRVMDVAAGHGRYVLEALTEGVDRPDAILLRDYSDLNVEGGRKLIAEKGLSDIARFEKADAFDRDSIANAEPHPTLGVVSGLYELFPDNALIRRSLDGLSAAIPAGGYLVYTGQPWHPQLEMIARALTSHRQGEAWVMRRRTQEEMDQLVAAAGFRKITQRIDEWGVFTVSLAERA